atatataatatattatgTATATATAGCAAAAAATGCTGAATATATATAGACTACAGTAAATAAAAGATAGGGTCAGTAGACATTCCTAATACCTTGGTGGCTTAATCTTACATGTTCCTTCCTCCTACATCACATTTTTACATCTTGTAAATACTAAATAGTCAATAGACAGCAGTTCATGAAAAAATAATAGGAAACAACAAGTTGTCACTTATCTCAATCATTTCAGCCACCTCCAATCCATGAGCATACTATATCAACAGCTAATAATTAGAAATTTTAAAGCATAAACACAAGCAcatagcagcagccagcagtacAAGTGCACAACACAATTTATAAATAAAGGACGTCACAGCACTACAGCAGTCGTTCATACAACACAAACACAAGCACAAGCACAAGCAAATAGTCATACCCCTCAAGGGTTCACACAGTCACATAGCACACAACAGCAGTTCATAAGAGCTCCCTTGCCTCCCTcactcatcctcatcctcatcagACTCATACTCTTCTTCGGACGAAAACTCTTCTCCTTCATAGAGCTCCCTTGCCTCCCTCACTCTACCACTTCTACGCCGCTCAAGCTGCTCTTCTGCTCCCACTGCCTCTCCAATAACAGCCCAAGGTATCCCTGTACCTTCCATCTCAtcctcatcttcctcatctCTAAAGACAACTAATGCGTAATCATCTCCACCCTCTTGGAGAAAACCTTGAACTTCAGTTGTATCACTAGACAAGAGAACATCAGTGATCTTCTTTGTCTTGATCTTTTCTCTCTTACTAAGCAACCTGTTGTTGAATTGAATATAGACCAACTTTTCGAGGTGGGATGTAGTAAGTCTATTTCTCTTCTTAGTGTGTATCTATAAATTAAAAATAAGAACATTTTCAGTTGTGCAATTTAATTATAATGCTGCTGAAATGTTCATAATAGATAGGTACTAACCCCTTCAAACCCACTTCAATTTCTTTCACAACCAGAAGCACTTGATGTCAAAGATAAGATCCTTGTAGCCATCTTCTGTAAAGCTGGTGTGTGGCTTCCATATAACCTCCACCATGAGgctgaaataaaagaaaaatacccCTATTAGTTAGAAAACAGCAAACATCCATATTAGAAAATAGCAAACAGCCATGTATTTGTTACTTAACACCTCTACCTGGATTGTAATCAAAGTTTTCAAAAGTCCTTGCTAGCTTCTTGATAAATGCTCCTTCtctattttgaaaatttttcaaTTCAATGTTGGCAGCTTGATCTTGTTTGTCCTCGTCATGATAATAAAATTGTTCAACACAAGCTATAAATGCTTCATTCATTTTGGGCTCATCAAAGATTGATGGGTTAGTAAAGCTATAGTGTGGATTGAGCAAATAAGCTGTCAAATGCAATGGAGAATCAAGTCTTCCCTTCATCTTTTTCTCAATAACAGCTAGTACATCCTTGAATCGAGTCTCATTATTGCCAAAGACCTCTTTGATCTCTCTCTTTGCCTTTAGTAGTTCTCCATAAATGAAACCCATGGATGCCTTCACATCCCCATCAGCCAAACGGAGGACTTTGAACAATGGCTCAAAAACAGCCAATATTAGCTTCACTTCCTTCCAAAAGGTTGGACTCAATATAGTTGCTGTGGCATCTTTACCTTTCTTTGATTTCACATCCTTCAATGAGTCCCACCTAGTATGAACCACCATTTTTCTTAGCTTGTCCTTCTTCTCTAGCATGCTGTTCAAAGTGAGAAAGTTTGAAGCAAACCTAGTCACTCATGCCCTCACTACCTCTTTCCCCTCCGTGAAGTATCTCAAGCAGTCCAATGTTCTTGTGTGGCAATAGACAAATATGGTAAATGCCTTTGCTTGGTCAATCACTTTCTTGAACCGAGGCAAGTTTCCAATTCCTTGGAGCATCAAGTTGATTGTGCGAGCTGCACAAGATGTACAAAATATCTGTGGTCTCTTCTCAAGCAATAGCTTCTTTGCTCCCATGTTGTTAGTGGCATTGTCGGTCACTACTTGCACCACATTTTCTGGACCCAAGTCTTCAATTTCTTTGTCCACTGGTTCAAAGATGACTTCACTTGTGTGTGACATATCTGACATCTCTTTTGAGCTGATGAATTCAGTTCCTTCAGCACAATTAGTGCACAGATTCATTATGCTTCTCCTCTTCCTATCTGACCAAGCATCGGTCATAACAGAGCACCCATTTTTCAACTTCTCACCTTGACGTTCCTGCATCGAACTCTTGGTTCTTGCATATTCTTGTTCCAGCAATTTCTCTCACAGTAAATCATCACTTGGAGGCTGAAATCCAGGTCCAAACTGTCCAATTGCTTCACACATTTGCTTGAAGTCATCATTGTCACATGCATTGAAAGGTATTGCTGCAAATGTATAAAAAAAGAAGCCAAATTTGTGTTCAGTACAGGAATAACAACAGCTAATGAATTTTAAAATGCAAATACAGATTAGTATAGTAGTAATTTACCATGATTATAGACCCATCTTGCAATATACTTGTACACCTCATTTGATCTTTCTTTCCAAAGTTCGTTGTTCAGCTGCTGTTGCTTTAAAGACTCAGTCTTGGTAGTTGTAGGATCAATAGCACGTGTCCATTTGTCAATAGGTCCTAATTTGTGAGGCTGTGAACTACCAACACAAGTGACTTCCTCTGACTCTCCAACCCTAGACACATCCACTTTCGCTCTAAGTTCTAGCTCACGGACAGtcttctcctccctcttcctttTTGCATCTTCTAGTGCTTTCTTGCACTTTGCTTTAGCCTCCGAAGCCTGCTGTGTTCTAGCTGGACATTTAGTCACATTCTTTCCTTCATGAGCCAAATGCTGCTTCAGCCTATAAATCCCTCCCCTCATCTCCTTATTACAAAGGTTGCACCTGACCTTGTCCTTGTTGTTAGCATCAACAAGAACACCATTCTCCCATCCAACATCATCTGAGTTCCTTTTCAAGAGATTCACTACCTTAGTGCTGGCTCCATCAGCTTGTGCATTCTCTTATTTCGGCATCCTATAGTTAGGCAATGGGCATGCATTGAAATAACTCAAATAAGTGATTCATTCATCATTCAGAGCAATTTCAAATCACAAAAACACCACAATTAAGCCTCTGTACACATGAGTGCTCACAGAACAAGGACATAAACATGAACATGAGTGCTCTTAGATCTGACATAAACATGAGTGCTCTCTATTTGCTGTAAATAAGCAGTGCTAAAACAAGGACATAAACATGCATTTCTATACAAACAACATAATGCTCTCAGCCTAGGAGCAGCACTTGCCACCAACAACATAATACTCTGTCAGCctaggagcaggggaggggactGACCTTGGAGCAGGATGAGGCCGTCGGCGGTGAGGACCTTGCAGACTTGGAGGCTGGAGCAGTGCAGCGGGGAGGAGGTTCAAGGAGCAGTGCGGCCGGCGGAGCTTCCCAGGCTTGGAGGAGCAGCGCCAGCGGGTGGAACTTCCCAggcgaggaggagcagcgccggTGTGTGGGCCTTCAGGCGGGGAGGAGCAGAGCCGGCGGGTGGACCTTCAGGCGGGGAGGAGCAAAGCCGGCGGGTGGACCTTCAGGCAGGAGCGGCGTTTGGGAGCGGGAAATGTCTGGGCGGCTCTTATCCTTCCCGCGCGCGGCCTCAATTGTTCTCGGCTTCCCGCGCTCGACGCCATGTGCGCG
The nucleotide sequence above comes from Panicum virgatum strain AP13 chromosome 3K, P.virgatum_v5, whole genome shotgun sequence. Encoded proteins:
- the LOC120701059 gene encoding uncharacterized protein LOC120701059 — protein: MLEKKDKLRKMVVHTRWDSLKDVKSKKGKDATATILSPTFWKEVKLILAVFEPLFKVLRLADGDVKASMGFIYGELLKAKREIKEVFGNNETRFKDVLAVIEKKMKGRLDSPLHLTAYLLNPHYSFTNPSIFDEPKMNEAFIACVEQFYYHDEDKQDQAANIELKNFQNREGAFIKKLARTFENFDYNPGRGVNLMVEVIWKPHTSFTEDGYKDLIFDIKCFWLLSKREKIKTKKITDVLLSSDTTEVQGFLQEGGDDYALVVFRDEEDEDEMEGTGIPWAVIGEAVGAEEQLERRRSGRVREARELYEGEEFSSEEEYESDEDEDE
- the LOC120699695 gene encoding uncharacterized protein LOC120699695, whose protein sequence is MRGGIYRLKQHLAHEGKNVTKCPARTQQASEAKAKCKKALEDAKRKREEKTVRELELRAKVDVSRVGESEEVTCVGSSQPHKLGPIDKWTRAIDPTTTKTESLKQQQLNNELWKERSNEVYKYIARWVYNHAIPFNACDNDDFKQMCEAIGQFGPGFQPPSDDLL